The Corythoichthys intestinalis isolate RoL2023-P3 chromosome 1, ASM3026506v1, whole genome shotgun sequence genome has a segment encoding these proteins:
- the afg2b gene encoding spermatogenesis-associated protein 5-like protein 1 isoform X1, producing MMTSLKLLSVEASDRGSQRCRLGPGLMSALELSVGSPVVVSLPGGSCLCTAWPRSDLAEGFVQVDMKCCSPHLIKHPPSRLTLDLEQVTPLPCPNLKGLKISVVVQNVQYKRNTSPRFVHEFVKDMLKGALVHKNHVINLEDFDTDIRYVVIENVYPDSNTAGLVTSKTSVEIAEIQTVRHFNNHLQGQVTVPLGGLEEVSASLREILQLPLLYPSTLGSLGVSCPRGVLLVGPPGVGKTQLVRKVVGQVGASLVVVRGPEVVRSRPGESEEMLRDVFVQARAAADEGPCILFLDELDSLCPRRTGSSAPENRLVAQLLTLMDGVDQSDRFLIIGATNRPDSLDAALRRPGRFDREVIIGPPTLGQRTAILSVVCEKMPLCPSVDMTEVARKTAGYVGSDLSALCREAAMHAMRENAKSSGQQTVGQKHFLEAMKLVRPSCLRSSLGNTDLAPVAWEHIGGLEDIKLKLRQSIEWPMMYPEAFSRLGLCRPRGVLLYGPPGCAKTTLVRAAASSSNCTFLSVSGADLYSPYVGDSEKALSQLFRQARACAPCILFLDEIDTVMGSRCSGRAPNSVQTRLLSVLLNEMDGVGLKTVERKGTQKILQVEGAEDDNTPEQTDKQEVCNKDVMVVAATNRPDCLDSALLRPGRLDHILYVPPPDQQGRLAILKVCTKSMPVDPNVCLEELAARCDLYTGADLENLCKEAALLALQENMEASSIKHRHFLQSLQKTRPSLTAQQIQTYQITAH from the exons ATGATGACATCTTTGAAGCTGTTGTCAGTCGAAGCATCGGATCGGGGCTCCCAGAGATGCAGGCTGGGTCCAGGTTTGATGTCAGCGCTGGAGTTGAGTGTGGGTTCCCCGGTGGTGGTGTCTCTTCCTGGGGGAAGCTGTCTGTGCACCGCATGGCCCCGGTCTGACCTGGCTGAGGGCTTCGTGCAGGTGGACATGAAGTGCTGTTCTCCACATCTGATTAAGCATCCACCCTCACGCCTCACCCTGGATCTCGAGCAAGTCACACCCCTCCCTTGTCCCAATCTGAAAGGATTAAAAATAAGCGTGGTGGTCCAAAATGTGCAATATAAGAGAAACACTTCACCTCGTTTTGTTCATGAGTTTGTCAAAGACATGCTGAAAGGTGCCTTGGTGCATAAGAACCATGTTATAAACCTGGAGGATTTCGACACAGACATTCGGTATGTTGTCATTGAAAACGTTTATCCGGATAGTAACACAGCAGGGCTCGTCACCTCCAAAACCAGTGTGGAGATTGCTGAAATCCAAACTGTCAGACACTTCAACAACCATCTTCAGGGCCAGGTCACAGTACCTTTGGGAGGCCTGGAGGAG GTAAGCGCGTCGCTTAGAGAGATACTGCAGTTGCCGCTTCTCTATCCGAGCACCCTTGGCTCTCTTGGTGTGTCGTGTCCCAGAGGCGTGCTGCTAGTGGGGCCTCCAGGTGTCGGAAAGACCCAGCTAGTTCGAAAAGTGGTCGGACAAGTGGGAGCCAGCCTGGTGGTGGTCAGAGGGCCAGAG GTTGTGCGGTCTCGCCCGGGTGAGAGCGAGGAGATGTTGCGGGATGTATTCGTGCAAGCTCGCGCTGCAGCGGACGAGGGTCCATGCATTCTCTTCTTGGACGAATTAGACTCCCTCTGCCCGAGAAGAACTGGCTCGTCTGCACCGGAGAACCGCTTGGTGGCTCAGCTCCTCACGTTAATGGACGGCGTGGACCAATCGGATCGCTTCCTCATTATCGGTGCCACCAACCGTCCGGACAGCTTGGATGCGGCGCTGCGCAGGCCTGGAAGATTTGACAGAGAA GTCATCATTGGTCCACCTACCTTGGGGCAGAGAACAGCCATTTTGTCTGTCGTGTGTGAGAAGATGCCGTTGTGTCCCAGCGTGGATATGACTGAGGTGGCACGGAAAACCGCAGGTTATGTCGGGTCAGACCTCAGTGCCCTGTGTCGGGAGGCCGCCATGCACGCTATGCGGGAAAACGCAAAG AGTTCAGGTCAGCAAACGGTAGGACAGAAACATTTCCTTGAGGCTATGAAGTTGGTGCGGCCTTCCTGTCTCAGAAGCAGCCTAGGCAATACGGACCTCGCTCCGGTGGCTTGGGAGCACATCGGCGGTCTTGAAGACATCAAACTGAAACTGAGACAG AGCATCGAGTGGCCAATGATGTACCCCGAAGCCTTCTCCCGCCTGGGTCTGTGCCGCCCGCGAGGCGTGCTTCTCTACGGGCCTCCTGGATGCGCCAAGACGACGCTGGTCCGAGCGGCAGCCTCGTCCTCAAACTGTACCTTCCTGTCCGTTAGTGGTGCTGACCTTTACTCACCGTACGTGGGAGACTCAGAAAAGGCTTTGTCACAG CTGTTTCGTCAAGCGCGGGCTTGCGCTCCTTGCATTCTGTTCCTGGATGAGATCGACACTGTGATGGGCTCGCGGTGCAGCGGACGGGCACCTAACAGCGTTCAAACCCGACTATTATCCGTGCTCCTCAATGAGATGGACGGCGTCGGCTTGAAGACGGTAGAAAGGAAGGGGACGCAGAAGATACTACAAGTAGAGGGAGCAGAGGATGATAACACTCCAGAACAG ACTGACAAGCAGGAAGTGTGCAACAAAGACGTGATGGTTGTAGCAGCCACAAACAGACCGGACTGTTTGGACAGCGCCCTTCTTAGGCCCGGCAGACTGGACCACATTCTCTATGTGCCTCCACCCGACCAGCAG GGCCGTCTCGCCATCCTCAAGGTGTGCACGAAGTCTATGCCAGTGGATCCGAATGTGTGTTTGGAGGAGTTGGCTGCCAGGTGTGATCTTTACACTGGAGCTGACCTGGAAAATCTTTGTAAAGAG GCGGCTCTGCTTGCATTACAAGAAAACATGGAGGCGTCTAGCATCAAACACCGACACTTCCTGCAATCCCTCCAGAAAACCAGACCCTCCCTCACAGCTCAGCAAATTCAAACATACCAGATAACAGCTCATTAA
- the afg2b gene encoding spermatogenesis-associated protein 5-like protein 1 isoform X2, translated as MMTSLKLLSVEASDRGSQRCRLGPGLMSALELSVGSPVVVSLPGGSCLCTAWPRSDLAEGFVQVDMKCCSPHLIKHPPSRLTLDLEQVTPLPCPNLKGLKISVVVQNVQYKRNTSPRFVHEFVKDMLKGALVHKNHVINLEDFDTDIRYVVIENVYPDSNTAGLVTSKTSVEIAEIQTVRHFNNHLQGQVTVPLGGLEEVSASLREILQLPLLYPSTLGSLGVSCPRGVLLVGPPGVGKTQLVRKVVGQVGASLVVVRGPEVVRSRPGESEEMLRDVFVQARAAADEGPCILFLDELDSLCPRRTGSSAPENRLVAQLLTLMDGVDQSDRFLIIGATNRPDSLDAALRRPGRFDREVIIGPPTLGQRTAILSVVCEKMPLCPSVDMTEVARKTAGYVGSDLSALCREAAMHAMRENAKSSGQQTVGQKHFLEAMKLVRPSCLRSSLGNTDLAPVAWEHIGGLEDIKLKLRQSIEWPMMYPEAFSRLGLCRPRGVLLYGPPGCAKTTLVRAAASSSNCTFLSVSGADLYSPYVGDSEKALSQLFRQARACAPCILFLDEIDTVMGSRCSGRAPNSVQTRLLSVLLNEMDGVGLKTVERKGTQKILQVEGAEDDNTPEQTDKQEVCNKDVMVVAATNRPDCLDSALLRPGRLDHILYVPPPDQQAALLALQENMEASSIKHRHFLQSLQKTRPSLTAQQIQTYQITAH; from the exons ATGATGACATCTTTGAAGCTGTTGTCAGTCGAAGCATCGGATCGGGGCTCCCAGAGATGCAGGCTGGGTCCAGGTTTGATGTCAGCGCTGGAGTTGAGTGTGGGTTCCCCGGTGGTGGTGTCTCTTCCTGGGGGAAGCTGTCTGTGCACCGCATGGCCCCGGTCTGACCTGGCTGAGGGCTTCGTGCAGGTGGACATGAAGTGCTGTTCTCCACATCTGATTAAGCATCCACCCTCACGCCTCACCCTGGATCTCGAGCAAGTCACACCCCTCCCTTGTCCCAATCTGAAAGGATTAAAAATAAGCGTGGTGGTCCAAAATGTGCAATATAAGAGAAACACTTCACCTCGTTTTGTTCATGAGTTTGTCAAAGACATGCTGAAAGGTGCCTTGGTGCATAAGAACCATGTTATAAACCTGGAGGATTTCGACACAGACATTCGGTATGTTGTCATTGAAAACGTTTATCCGGATAGTAACACAGCAGGGCTCGTCACCTCCAAAACCAGTGTGGAGATTGCTGAAATCCAAACTGTCAGACACTTCAACAACCATCTTCAGGGCCAGGTCACAGTACCTTTGGGAGGCCTGGAGGAG GTAAGCGCGTCGCTTAGAGAGATACTGCAGTTGCCGCTTCTCTATCCGAGCACCCTTGGCTCTCTTGGTGTGTCGTGTCCCAGAGGCGTGCTGCTAGTGGGGCCTCCAGGTGTCGGAAAGACCCAGCTAGTTCGAAAAGTGGTCGGACAAGTGGGAGCCAGCCTGGTGGTGGTCAGAGGGCCAGAG GTTGTGCGGTCTCGCCCGGGTGAGAGCGAGGAGATGTTGCGGGATGTATTCGTGCAAGCTCGCGCTGCAGCGGACGAGGGTCCATGCATTCTCTTCTTGGACGAATTAGACTCCCTCTGCCCGAGAAGAACTGGCTCGTCTGCACCGGAGAACCGCTTGGTGGCTCAGCTCCTCACGTTAATGGACGGCGTGGACCAATCGGATCGCTTCCTCATTATCGGTGCCACCAACCGTCCGGACAGCTTGGATGCGGCGCTGCGCAGGCCTGGAAGATTTGACAGAGAA GTCATCATTGGTCCACCTACCTTGGGGCAGAGAACAGCCATTTTGTCTGTCGTGTGTGAGAAGATGCCGTTGTGTCCCAGCGTGGATATGACTGAGGTGGCACGGAAAACCGCAGGTTATGTCGGGTCAGACCTCAGTGCCCTGTGTCGGGAGGCCGCCATGCACGCTATGCGGGAAAACGCAAAG AGTTCAGGTCAGCAAACGGTAGGACAGAAACATTTCCTTGAGGCTATGAAGTTGGTGCGGCCTTCCTGTCTCAGAAGCAGCCTAGGCAATACGGACCTCGCTCCGGTGGCTTGGGAGCACATCGGCGGTCTTGAAGACATCAAACTGAAACTGAGACAG AGCATCGAGTGGCCAATGATGTACCCCGAAGCCTTCTCCCGCCTGGGTCTGTGCCGCCCGCGAGGCGTGCTTCTCTACGGGCCTCCTGGATGCGCCAAGACGACGCTGGTCCGAGCGGCAGCCTCGTCCTCAAACTGTACCTTCCTGTCCGTTAGTGGTGCTGACCTTTACTCACCGTACGTGGGAGACTCAGAAAAGGCTTTGTCACAG CTGTTTCGTCAAGCGCGGGCTTGCGCTCCTTGCATTCTGTTCCTGGATGAGATCGACACTGTGATGGGCTCGCGGTGCAGCGGACGGGCACCTAACAGCGTTCAAACCCGACTATTATCCGTGCTCCTCAATGAGATGGACGGCGTCGGCTTGAAGACGGTAGAAAGGAAGGGGACGCAGAAGATACTACAAGTAGAGGGAGCAGAGGATGATAACACTCCAGAACAG ACTGACAAGCAGGAAGTGTGCAACAAAGACGTGATGGTTGTAGCAGCCACAAACAGACCGGACTGTTTGGACAGCGCCCTTCTTAGGCCCGGCAGACTGGACCACATTCTCTATGTGCCTCCACCCGACCAGCAG GCGGCTCTGCTTGCATTACAAGAAAACATGGAGGCGTCTAGCATCAAACACCGACACTTCCTGCAATCCCTCCAGAAAACCAGACCCTCCCTCACAGCTCAGCAAATTCAAACATACCAGATAACAGCTCATTAA